A genomic region of Pseudomonadota bacterium contains the following coding sequences:
- a CDS encoding iron-containing alcohol dehydrogenase gives MTLSGQFSPPPRQTVVYGKPVATALPAALESFGAKRVVMVTTNSLSAPGKLGATVAAALGARCMEIVTGIGAHSPRGDVLRIMAALRKHDADAVVGFGGGSVCDAVKVAAFGLANQVERAEQFDALRAPSDATGPTLPYIMIPTTLSAGEFTHFAGVTDERGPRKELYIQPDLAPDLVILDPALTLATPPRLWFSTGIRAVDHAVESWCSINVTPPIEATSLHALRLLTAGLRGSLANPDDLDMRLQCQLGSWLSVQGVSTGVDLGASHGIGHVLGGTAGMPHGETSCVMMPHVLRYNIEQTRERQRLLAEAMGAPGTPAADIVQKLVADLGLPGRLRDANVPRELLPKIAEESMHDLWVKTNPRPISGPPVVLELLEAAW, from the coding sequence ATGACTCTATCCGGCCAATTCTCACCGCCGCCGCGCCAGACCGTGGTCTACGGCAAACCCGTTGCCACCGCGCTGCCCGCCGCGCTCGAATCGTTCGGCGCCAAGCGCGTGGTGATGGTCACCACCAACAGCCTGTCGGCGCCCGGCAAGCTCGGCGCGACGGTGGCGGCGGCGCTCGGCGCACGCTGCATGGAAATCGTCACCGGCATCGGCGCGCATTCGCCGCGCGGCGACGTGTTGCGCATCATGGCGGCGCTGCGCAAGCACGATGCCGACGCGGTGGTGGGCTTCGGCGGCGGCTCGGTGTGCGACGCGGTCAAGGTCGCGGCCTTCGGCCTCGCCAACCAGGTCGAACGCGCGGAACAATTCGACGCGCTGCGCGCGCCGTCCGATGCCACCGGGCCCACGCTGCCCTACATCATGATTCCGACCACGCTGTCGGCCGGCGAATTCACGCACTTTGCCGGCGTCACCGACGAGCGCGGGCCGCGCAAGGAACTGTACATCCAGCCCGACCTCGCGCCGGACCTCGTGATCCTCGACCCGGCCCTGACCCTGGCGACGCCGCCGCGCCTGTGGTTTTCCACCGGCATACGCGCGGTCGATCATGCCGTCGAGTCGTGGTGCTCGATCAATGTCACGCCGCCGATCGAGGCGACCTCCCTGCATGCCTTGAGGCTGTTGACCGCCGGCCTGCGCGGCAGCCTTGCCAATCCAGACGATCTCGACATGCGCCTGCAATGCCAGCTCGGCTCATGGTTGTCGGTGCAAGGCGTGTCGACCGGCGTCGATCTCGGCGCGAGCCACGGCATCGGCCACGTGCTGGGCGGCACCGCCGGCATGCCCCACGGCGAAACCTCGTGCGTGATGATGCCCCATGTATTGCGCTACAACATCGAACAGACGCGCGAACGTCAGCGCCTGCTGGCCGAAGCGATGGGCGCGCCCGGCACGCCGGCCGCCGACATCGTGCAGAAGCTGGTGGCCGATCTCGGACTGCCGGGGCGTTTGCGCGATGCCAACGTGCCGCGCGAACTGCTGCCCAAGATTGCCGAGGAGTCCATGCACGACCTGTGGGTGAAAACCAATCCGCGCCCGATCAGCGGGCCGCCGGTGGTGCTGGAGTTGCTGGAAGCGGCCTGGTAG
- a CDS encoding acetyl-CoA acetyltransferase — translation MSQRTLRGRSAVIGIGETTYYKRGESPHAEFKLALEAVVKACEDAGIAPRDIDGFASFSNDRSDPSQLAAALGCRELRYANMQWGGGGGGGSAAIGNAAMAIACGSAECVVVFRALAQGQHWRFGLGPQANGVSGNAAHTVPYGLMSPAQMFAMKVMRFMHEHGVRQEALRAIALASYHHAQSNPRAVMYGRPLDEARYDASRWITEPFHLYDCCLENDGAAAMILVSAERAKDFKHEPCYVLAAVAGSQYRAGAGVHNTPDYASASFKTVAPRLYAMAGMGPSDVDVLQCYENFSGGVLMSIVEHGFCTPAECNDYFTLDNLTAPDGDLPLNTSGGNLAECYMHGLGLNIEAVRQVRGTSTAQVPRVEVSMVASGPMVTPVSSCIFGSEATI, via the coding sequence ATGAGTCAACGCACGCTGCGGGGACGCAGCGCCGTCATCGGCATCGGCGAGACGACCTACTACAAGCGCGGTGAGTCTCCCCACGCGGAGTTCAAGCTGGCGCTCGAAGCTGTCGTCAAGGCCTGCGAGGATGCCGGCATCGCGCCGCGCGACATCGATGGCTTTGCGTCGTTCAGCAACGACCGCAGCGATCCTTCCCAACTCGCTGCCGCGCTCGGCTGTCGCGAGCTGCGCTACGCCAACATGCAGTGGGGTGGTGGCGGCGGCGGTGGCTCGGCGGCGATAGGCAACGCGGCCATGGCCATCGCCTGCGGTTCGGCCGAGTGCGTGGTGGTGTTTCGTGCGCTCGCGCAGGGCCAGCACTGGCGTTTCGGGCTCGGTCCCCAGGCCAACGGCGTCAGCGGCAACGCCGCGCATACCGTGCCCTATGGCTTGATGTCACCGGCGCAGATGTTCGCCATGAAGGTCATGCGTTTCATGCACGAACATGGCGTACGCCAGGAGGCCTTGCGCGCCATTGCGCTGGCAAGCTATCACCATGCGCAGTCCAATCCGCGCGCGGTGATGTACGGCCGGCCGCTGGACGAAGCGCGCTACGACGCTTCGCGCTGGATCACCGAACCGTTTCATCTCTACGACTGCTGCCTCGAGAACGACGGCGCGGCGGCCATGATCCTGGTCAGCGCCGAGCGCGCCAAGGATTTCAAGCACGAGCCCTGTTACGTGCTGGCGGCGGTGGCGGGCAGCCAATATCGCGCCGGCGCCGGCGTGCACAATACGCCGGACTACGCCAGCGCCTCGTTCAAGACCGTGGCGCCACGCCTGTACGCGATGGCCGGCATGGGCCCGAGCGACGTCGACGTCCTGCAGTGCTACGAGAACTTCAGTGGCGGCGTCTTGATGAGCATCGTCGAGCACGGTTTCTGCACGCCCGCCGAGTGCAATGACTATTTCACTCTCGACAACCTCACGGCGCCCGATGGCGACCTGCCGCTCAACACCAGCGGCGGCAATCTCGCCGAGTGCTACATGCATGGCTTGGGACTCAACATCGAAGCGGTGCGCCAGGTGCGCGGCACCTCGACCGCGCAAGTGCCGCGCGTGGAAGTGTCGATGGTCGCCTCCGGCCCGATGGTGACGCCTGTCAGCAGCTGCATCTTCGGCAGCGAGGCGACGATATGA
- a CDS encoding OB-fold domain-containing protein, which translates to MSAPYLADGLPIPLATELDRPFWDGLRQERLLLQRCRACHRFQWGPEWICHRCQNFDLAYIEVPPEGRIYSYQRVWHPVHPALRTQGPYLIALIEIPHADNVRMVGNLLGDPRQAVAIGAEVEGVFEQHAEAEPPFALLQWQLV; encoded by the coding sequence ATGAGCGCGCCTTACCTCGCCGACGGCTTGCCGATACCGCTGGCCACCGAACTCGATCGACCGTTCTGGGACGGCCTGCGCCAGGAACGCTTGCTGCTGCAACGCTGCCGCGCCTGTCATCGCTTCCAATGGGGGCCGGAATGGATCTGCCACCGCTGTCAGAATTTCGATCTCGCCTACATCGAAGTGCCGCCGGAAGGGCGCATCTACAGCTATCAACGTGTATGGCATCCAGTGCATCCGGCGCTGCGGACGCAGGGGCCCTACCTCATCGCGCTGATCGAGATCCCGCATGCCGACAACGTGCGCATGGTCGGCAACCTGCTGGGCGACCCGCGGCAGGCGGTCGCGATAGGCGCGGAGGTGGAAGGCGTGTTCGAGCAGCACGCCGAGGCCGAGCCGCCGTTTGCGCTCTTGCAGTGGCAACTCGTGTAG
- a CDS encoding amidohydrolase, protein MAATDPNNLWRQHTPGSDWPRSPQPTAANKYFMVSADCHVQEPNDFLSARMDKKFQERLPGIVLGGDGSKLQKTEGFRPIRIGSFTLEGEDLERSESGKTPEERLAALDRDGVDCEILFPNKGLTIWATPDVEFSQAMCRAYNDWAWETFAAYNDRMAPMACIASADIDGAIAEVQRAAKRGFRGLSLPCKPVWGPPDHEAVNYNLPLFDPLWAAVCDADLPITFHVSTGRDPRTARGNGGAVINYAVHSLSPTMEPLVNLCASGVVERFPKLSFGSIEAGIGWVPWMMTAMDEAYHKHHMWVRPKLKALPSEYFRANAFASFGEDAPGLDLMRDYGLSDNFLWANDFPHHEGTWPHSAAAIERTMGKLDDGERAKVLGLNAARIFKFDIPARYRNFADVAAVA, encoded by the coding sequence ATGGCCGCGACCGATCCCAACAACCTGTGGCGCCAGCACACGCCGGGCAGCGACTGGCCGCGCTCGCCGCAGCCCACGGCCGCCAACAAGTACTTCATGGTCTCGGCCGATTGCCATGTGCAGGAACCAAACGACTTCCTGTCGGCGCGCATGGACAAGAAATTCCAGGAGCGTCTGCCCGGCATCGTGCTGGGGGGCGATGGCTCCAAGCTGCAGAAGACCGAGGGCTTCCGCCCGATCCGCATCGGCAGCTTCACGCTCGAAGGCGAGGACCTGGAGCGCAGTGAATCGGGCAAGACGCCCGAGGAACGCCTTGCCGCGCTCGACCGCGACGGCGTCGACTGCGAGATCCTGTTCCCCAACAAGGGCCTCACCATCTGGGCCACGCCCGATGTCGAATTCAGCCAGGCCATGTGCCGCGCCTACAACGACTGGGCGTGGGAAACCTTCGCCGCCTACAACGACCGCATGGCGCCCATGGCCTGCATCGCGTCGGCCGACATCGATGGCGCCATCGCCGAGGTGCAGCGCGCCGCCAAGCGCGGCTTTCGCGGTTTGTCACTGCCGTGCAAACCGGTGTGGGGGCCGCCCGATCACGAGGCCGTCAACTACAACCTGCCGCTGTTCGACCCGCTGTGGGCGGCGGTCTGCGACGCCGACCTGCCCATCACTTTCCATGTTTCCACCGGCCGTGACCCGCGCACCGCGCGCGGCAACGGCGGCGCGGTGATCAACTACGCCGTCCACTCGCTGTCGCCGACCATGGAGCCCTTGGTCAACCTGTGCGCGTCGGGCGTGGTCGAGCGTTTTCCCAAGCTCAGTTTCGGCAGCATCGAGGCCGGCATCGGCTGGGTGCCGTGGATGATGACGGCCATGGACGAGGCCTATCACAAGCATCACATGTGGGTGCGGCCGAAACTGAAGGCCCTGCCCAGTGAATACTTCCGCGCCAATGCCTTCGCGAGCTTTGGCGAGGACGCGCCGGGGCTGGACCTCATGCGCGACTACGGCTTGTCCGACAACTTCCTGTGGGCGAATGATTTCCCCCACCATGAAGGCACCTGGCCGCACTCCGCCGCCGCCATCGAACGCACCATGGGCAAGCTCGATGACGGCGAGCGCGCCAAGGTGCTGGGGCTGAACGCGGCACGCATCTTCAAGTTCGACATACCGGCGCGCTACCGCAATTTTGCCGATGTCGCCGCCGTGGCTTGA